The Chryseolinea soli nucleotide sequence CGTTGTTTACGGTGATGCCAAAGGGGGCCAGCTCCACCGACAACGTTTTAGACCAGTTGGCTACCGCACCGCGCACGGTGTTGGAAACGCCCAATCCACGGATCGGAATTTTTACAGAGGTAGAGATCACGTTGATGATCCTGCCATAGGATGCTTGTTTCATGCCGGGCACAACGATCTTCACCAAAATGTGATTGCAAAGCAAATGGCTTGAAAAAGCCTTCACAAAATCGTCGGGTTCGGCTTGCAACGCATCGCCTGCGGGGGGACCTCCGGTATTGTTCACCAGGATGTGGACCGTGTTTTTAACGCCATAGGCTTCCGCCTTTTTTTTCAGGTCGTCAGGGAAAGAAAAATCGGCAACGATATAGTCATGCTGTTGCCCCCTGCTGGCGGGGAGTTGACCCAATACTTCTTTTAATGTTTCTTCGTTGCGCGCCACCAGCGTGATGCTGGCCCCCAACAAGGCCAATTCGATGGCCGCTGCTTTTCCTATGCCCTGCGTACTGCCGCACACCATGGCCCGTTTGCCTTTTAGATCGAGATTCATTTCAAGTTGTCGAGTGGATGAAAATTCTTAGTAATTTTAATGAATAAAGGGCAGGTCTGAAAACTGTTTTTTTCATCGCCTTGTTTCTTAACTAAACAAACCCGAAGCTATGTCCGTTCGCAGACCGTTCAACCTCAAAGCATGGATCGACTCCAACCGCGACCTGCTGAAACCTCCTGTAGGAAACAAAAATCTCTATGCCGACGCCGGCGACTATATCGTGATGATCGTAGGCGGACCCAACGCCCGCAAAGATTTTCACTTTAACGAAACAGAGGAACTT carries:
- a CDS encoding SDR family oxidoreductase, with the translated sequence MNLDLKGKRAMVCGSTQGIGKAAAIELALLGASITLVARNEETLKEVLGQLPASRGQQHDYIVADFSFPDDLKKKAEAYGVKNTVHILVNNTGGPPAGDALQAEPDDFVKAFSSHLLCNHILVKIVVPGMKQASYGRIINVISTSVKIPIRGLGVSNTVRGAVANWSKTLSVELAPFGITVNNVLPGASMTSRLESIIRTKAERTGKTYEAVKQEMAAEVPAGRISDPHEIANAIAFLATPAAGYINGINVPVDGGRTGSL